One window of the Misgurnus anguillicaudatus chromosome 8, ASM2758022v2, whole genome shotgun sequence genome contains the following:
- the LOC129449956 gene encoding meiosis regulator and mRNA stability factor 1 isoform X3, which yields MAVHKPVLELKDVPPPPPHSSAPQPLPLPHPCLHPLQDSWSTPQGSLTVSVCSRCKASIGQQQDSNIGTGGGFPLYLSHSQTDTCTALHLSPLAQRGTGTPLQTPGSFERPSAATCCHVPCCPGARQPHVCPSLSKVTGVCRCSRDPRVQQQRPFSHGDPPSPTHLCPSALHVSAERTSFGVKGARCFHDCWRKNLNSDSEKVWPNIPPPVPAPMCNGCGVAGTSSEGLLGGHLIKTAQKYGSSESCVQDTLPPVGVFWDIENCAVPSGRSAATVVQRLRERFFHGHREAEFICVCDINKENKAVIQELNNCQVTVAHINATAKNAADDKLRQSLRRFAETHATPATVIVVSSDVNFASELSDLRHRHGFQVILVHKSQASPALLQHAHMCVPFEEFVSDLPPGMVVKSQAACGAARPASSSPQSHSLLSAPGKPADLFQRGRRRDSPGQSFQVSTPSAFSKLSLQRSFSPMILSQSSWSSRSASPCLSNRSSPLSAPSPVSCTEGPSEPFSDGADIQVTNLDYRMSRKDLQHILRDAFAKHGRVKSVDLSPHTDYQLKARVHMSSLQQAIGAISLLHRYKIGNKRIHVSLVTGANNKPLSCLSSQIVSVLQDAPANCLPLYKLTETYERKFGRKLAVSDLYRLPELLCVREQAGGRLVCLLSSTQARQSPLGSAHSRDSSNTASPVLFEELEYHEPVCKRHSTQQDFSESDFDPDAYVIPFVLVSLKVLAAHVHSLLQTHEGTIPLLSFPECYAAEFSPLTVVEEGKMEGSVPLEHLIACIPGVTIVTAQNGFKIIKWIHNKPPPPNADPWLQRSKSPVGNPQLIQFSREMVDLMKNQPCCLMPITKFIPVYHHHFAKQCRVSDYGYSKLLELLEAVPHVLQIVGLGSKRLLTLTHRAQIKRFTQDLLKLLKFQASKQVLISEFAQAYHWCFSRNWQVVDYGMCDLMDLLGEIPDTTIAIAQQESDTLISVPKRERTGEEVERTRQFGKEVVDLLRHQPHFRMSFSKFIPTYHHHFGRQCKLSYYGFTKLVELFEAIPDVLTVLECGEERMLTLTEVERIKALAAQLVKLLRAQRDSGLPVSQLLSEYSKTFGYGLRLQDYDANTLLALLNKLCHVVKVVDGHEGKEVQLINRKSLRTLTSQLLALMMSLPEDCHYLGVEELRKRYELIYDAPLNPCEYGFISLGELLKSLPYLLQLSDGEDGDTEERVSLTKLYQFARCVRALLHTYHYNQIFLSEFWAAFSKYTGTKFDPHTYGCKTLDELLAAIPQVVWIKGHGHKKIIVLKNDMKARGSPVHNGEKSPHPDEDNGAVDSPTGGEMELLCLGSSSPVDLLCGPVPSCLPSPQLRPDPVQPQPRDLIRFETRSHTRSDREPIYDCQPRSVKGHHAPLASEPRPDIDIHLASEPPESKTSATDSPGRRTARNKVKLAANFSFTPALSV from the exons ATGGCTGTCCATAAGCCGGTCCTGGAGCTGAAGGATGTTCCCCCTCCTCCTCCCCACAGTTCTGCCCCACAACCCCTCCCACTGCCCCACCCCTGTCTCCATCCTCTGCAGGACTCCTGGTCAACGCCGCAAGGCAGCCTCACAGTAAGCGTGTGTTCTCGCTGCAAAGCAAGCATCGGTCAGCAGCAGGACTCCAACATCGGCACGGGTGGAGGGTTTCCTCTGTATCTTTCTCACTCACAAACAGACACTTGCACCGCCCTTCATCTCTCCCCTCTCGCTCAGCGGGGCACCGGTACGCCGCTCCAGACGCCCGGAAGCTTTGAGCGACCCTCTGCGGCGACCTGCTGCCACGTGCCCTGCTGCCCGGGGGCGAGGCAACCGCACGTTTGTCCTTCTCTCTCTAAAGTCACGGGCGTCTGTCGCTGTTCCCGAGACCCCAGAGTGCAGCAGCAGCGCCCATTTTCACACGGTGACCCACCCTCACCCACTCACCTCTGCCCCAGCGCGCTTCACGTCAGTGCTGAACGCACTTCATTCGGTGTGAAGGGTGCTCGCTGCTTTCACGACTGCTGGAGAAAG AATTTAAACTCCGACTCCGAGAAGGTTTGGCCGAACATCCCCCCTCCTGTTCCTGCGCCGATGTGTAATGGCTGTGGGGTGGCAGGAACGTCCTCTGAGGGTCTGCTGGGTGGCCATCTCATCAAGACCGCTCAGAAATATG GTTCTTCAGAGAGCTGCGTTCAGGACACGTTGCCCCCTGTTGGCGTTTTTTGGGACATCGAGAACTGCGCTGTACCCAGCGGGCGCTCCGCAGCGACAGTGGTCCAGAGACTCCGAGAGCGTTTCTTTCATGGTCATCGCGAAGCGGagttcatctgtgtgtgtgacATCAATAAAGAGAACAAAGCTGTCATCCAGGAGCTGAACAACTGCCAG GTCACGGTCGCCCACATTAATGCTACAGCCAAAAACGCAGCAGACGATAAGTTGCGCCAGAGTCTGCGGCGATTTGCTGAGACGCATGCCACACCTGCCACTGTCATCGTTGTCtcat CGGATGTAAACTTTGCCAGCGAGTTGAGTGACCTGCGTCATCGTCACGGTTTCCAGGTGATTCTGGTACATAAAAGCCAGGCCTCGCCCGCCCTGTTGCAGCACGCACACATGTGCGTTCCATTCGAGGAGTTTGTGTCGGACCTTCCTCCCGGGATGGTCGTCAAATCGCAG GCAGCGTGCGGTGCGGCCCGACCGGCTTCCTCGTCGCCTCAGAGTCACAGCCTCCTGTCTGCGCCCGGCAAACCCGCGGACCTGTTTCAGCGTGGCCGGAG GCGAGATTCTCCCGGCCAGTCGTTTCAGGTCAGCACTCCTTCAGCGTTCAGTAAACTGAGTTTACAGCGCAGCTTCAGTCCCATGATTCTCTCTCAGAGCTCGTGGTCATCACG GAGTGCCTCCCCCTGCCTGTCGAACCGATCGTCTCCACTCAGCGCTCCATCACCTGTGAGCTGCACGGAGGGCCCTTCGGAGCCTTTCTCTGATGGGGCCGACATCCAGGTGACAAATCTGGACTACAGGATGTCTCGCAAAGACCTGCAGCACATACTGAGAGATGCGTTCGCCAAACACGGCAGA GTGAAGAGCGTGGATCTCAGTCCTCACACTGACTATCAGCTAAAGGCGCGTGTGCACATGAGCTCGCTGCAGCAGGCCATCGGTGCCATCAGTCTGCTGCATCGCTACAAAATCGGCAACAAGAGGATTCACGTGTCGCTCGTCACCGGAGCCAATAACAAACCGCTGTCCTGTCTGAG ttcACAGATTGTCAGTGTCCTGCAGGATGCGCCTGCCAACTGCCTTCCACTCTACAAACTCACAGAGACCTACGAGAGAAA GTTTGGTCGTAAGCTGGCGGTGAGTGATTTGTATCGTTTGCCGGAGCTGCTGTGCGTGCGTGAGCAGGCCGGCGGGCGACTCGTCTGTCTGCTGTCCAGCACTCAGGCCCGGCAGAGCCCGTTAGGATCGGCACACTCTCGTGACAGCTCCAACACGGCCAGTCCGGTTCTGTTCGAGGAACTCGAGTACCACGAGCCGGTCTGCAAACGACACTCGACCCAACAGGACTTCAG TGAATCAGACTTTGATCCGGATGCTTACGTCATCCCGTTTGTTCTGGTGTCACTTAAAGTTCTGGCTGCTCATGTGCACAGTTTACTGCAGACTCATGAAGGGACCATACCACTGCTCAG tttcccagaatgctatGCAGCAGAGTTCAGCCCTTTGACTGTTGTGGAAGAGGGAAAGATGGAGGGCAGCGTCCCGTTAGAGCACCTCATCGCCTGCATTCCTGGAGTCACCATAGTAACGGCACAGAATGGCTTTAAAATCATCAAATGGATTCATAACAAACCCCCCCCGCCCAacgcag aTCCGTGGCTACAGCGCAGTAAGAGTCCGGTTGGGAATCCACAGCTGATTCAGTTCAGCAGGGAGATGGTGGATCTGATGAAGAACCAGCCGTGCTGTTTGATGCCCATCACTAAGTTCATACCAGTGTATCACCACCACTTCGCCAAGCAGTGCCGTGTGTCTGACTACGGTTACTCCAAACTTCTGGAGCTGCTAGAGGCCGTTCCTCACGTGCTGCAG ATCGTGGGTTTGGGCTCCAAGCGTTTGTTGACGTTGACTCATCGCGCTCAGATCAAACGCTTCACTCAAGATCTGCTGAAGTTGTTGAAGTTTCAGGCCAGTAAACAGGTGCTGATCAGCGAGTTCGCACAGGCATATCACTG GTGTTTCTCCAGGAACTGGCAGGTGGTGGATTATGGGATGTGTGATCTGATGGATCTGCTCGGCGAGATTCCGGACACGACGATCGCGATCGCTCAGCAGGAGTCTGACACGCTCATCTCGGTTCCAAAGAGAG AGCGCACGGGCGAGGAAGTGGAGCGTACGCGACAGTTCGGGAAGGAGGTGGTAGATCTGCTGAGACATCAGCCTCATTTCCGCATGTCCTTTAGCAAATTCATCCCAACGTATCATCACCACTTCGGACGTCAGTGCAAACTCTCCTACTATGGCTTCACCAAACTCGTGGAGCTCTTTGAGGCCATTCCCGACGTTCTTACG GTGTTGGAGTGCGGAGAGGAGAGGATGTTGACCCTGACGGAGGTGGAGCGCATTAAAGCTTTAGCAGCTCAGCTGGTGAAATTGCTTCGAGCCCAGAGAGACTCGGGACTGCCTGTCAGTCAGTTGTTGAGTGAATACAGCAAGACGTTTGGATACGGCCTCCGTCTGCAAGACTACgatgctaacacactgcttgCCCTGCTCAACAAACTCTGCCACGTGGTGAAG GTAGTAGACGGTCACGAAGGGAAAGAGGTACAGCTGATTAACAGGAAGTCGCTGCGCACCTTGACCTCCCAGTTGCTGGCGCTGATGATGTCACTTCCTGAGGATTGCCATTATCTCGGAGTAGAAGAACTAAGGAAGCGCTACGAGCTCATCTACGACGCGCCGCTCAACCCCTGCGAGTACGGCTTCATCTCGCTTGGCGAGCTGCTCAAGAGTCTTCCCTACCTGCTGCAG CTGTCCGACGGTGAGGATGGTGACACAGAAGAGCGAGTAAGCTTGACCAAGCTTTATCAGTTTGCTCGTTGTGTCCGTGCGCTGCTCCACACGTACCATTACAATCAAATCTTCCTGTCTGAGTTCTGGGCAGCTTTCAGTAAATACACCGGCACAAAGTTCGATCCTCATACTTACGGCTGTAAGACTTTAGATGAGCTGCTGGCTGCTATACCACAG GTCGTCTGGATCAAAGGTCATGGGCACAAAAAGATCATAGTCCTTAAGAACGACATGAAAG CTCGTGGAAGTCCTGTGCACAATGGAGAGAAGAGCCCTCATCCCGATGAGGATAACGGAGCCGTTGACAGCCCGACCGGCG GTGAGATGGAGCTGCTGTGTCTGGGTTCAAGTTCTCCTGTGGATCTGTTGTGCGGCCCTGTCCCGTCATGCCTCCCGTCTCCTCAGCTACGGCCCGACCCGGTGCAGCCGCAGCCCAGAGATCTGATCCGCTTCGAGACTCGTTCACACACTCGCTCTGATCGCGAGCCGATTTATGATTGTCAGCCTCGGTCGGTCAAAGGTCATCATGCACCTTTAGCTTCTGAACCCAGGCCAGATATAGACATTCATCTAGCGAGTGAACCGCCGGAGTCCAAAACATCCGCCACAGACAGTCCCGGGCGCAGAACGGCACGCAACAAAGTTAAACTGGCGGCTAATTTCTCCTTCACACCTGCCCTCTCGGTCTAA
- the LOC129449956 gene encoding meiosis regulator and mRNA stability factor 1 isoform X1, whose amino-acid sequence MAVHKPVLELKDVPPPPPHSSAPQPLPLPHPCLHPLQDSWSTPQGSLTVSVCSRCKASIGQQQDSNIGTGGGFPLYLSHSQTDTCTALHLSPLAQRGTGTPLQTPGSFERPSAATCCHVPCCPGARQPHVCPSLSKVTGVCRCSRDPRVQQQRPFSHGDPPSPTHLCPSALHVSAERTSFGVKGARCFHDCWRKNLNSDSEKVWPNIPPPVPAPMCNGCGVAGTSSEGLLGGHLIKTAQKYGSSESCVQDTLPPVGVFWDIENCAVPSGRSAATVVQRLRERFFHGHREAEFICVCDINKENKAVIQELNNCQVTVAHINATAKNAADDKLRQSLRRFAETHATPATVIVVSSDVNFASELSDLRHRHGFQVILVHKSQASPALLQHAHMCVPFEEFVSDLPPGMVVKSQPSFSLLFVHHLPAHRDGKVVANRLQRLSNNCGGKVLGVSGSSAVLRFASADAAERARKRMENEDVLGHRITVSFSPDGPEEEEERPPPPASSSVFLPLEKPRSPRRRRRASRSWQLGRDAGSHVAERPYSPRKAGHASSCSPVMKPLPKAACGAARPASSSPQSHSLLSAPGKPADLFQRGRRRDSPGQSFQVSTPSAFSKLSLQRSFSPMILSQSSWSSRSASPCLSNRSSPLSAPSPVSCTEGPSEPFSDGADIQVTNLDYRMSRKDLQHILRDAFAKHGRVKSVDLSPHTDYQLKARVHMSSLQQAIGAISLLHRYKIGNKRIHVSLVTGANNKPLSCLSSQIVSVLQDAPANCLPLYKLTETYERKFGRKLAVSDLYRLPELLCVREQAGGRLVCLLSSTQARQSPLGSAHSRDSSNTASPVLFEELEYHEPVCKRHSTQQDFSESDFDPDAYVIPFVLVSLKVLAAHVHSLLQTHEGTIPLLSFPECYAAEFSPLTVVEEGKMEGSVPLEHLIACIPGVTIVTAQNGFKIIKWIHNKPPPPNADPWLQRSKSPVGNPQLIQFSREMVDLMKNQPCCLMPITKFIPVYHHHFAKQCRVSDYGYSKLLELLEAVPHVLQIVGLGSKRLLTLTHRAQIKRFTQDLLKLLKFQASKQVLISEFAQAYHWCFSRNWQVVDYGMCDLMDLLGEIPDTTIAIAQQESDTLISVPKRERTGEEVERTRQFGKEVVDLLRHQPHFRMSFSKFIPTYHHHFGRQCKLSYYGFTKLVELFEAIPDVLTVLECGEERMLTLTEVERIKALAAQLVKLLRAQRDSGLPVSQLLSEYSKTFGYGLRLQDYDANTLLALLNKLCHVVKVVDGHEGKEVQLINRKSLRTLTSQLLALMMSLPEDCHYLGVEELRKRYELIYDAPLNPCEYGFISLGELLKSLPYLLQLSDGEDGDTEERVSLTKLYQFARCVRALLHTYHYNQIFLSEFWAAFSKYTGTKFDPHTYGCKTLDELLAAIPQVVWIKGHGHKKIIVLKNDMKARGSPVHNGEKSPHPDEDNGAVDSPTGGEMELLCLGSSSPVDLLCGPVPSCLPSPQLRPDPVQPQPRDLIRFETRSHTRSDREPIYDCQPRSVKGHHAPLASEPRPDIDIHLASEPPESKTSATDSPGRRTARNKVKLAANFSFTPALSV is encoded by the exons ATGGCTGTCCATAAGCCGGTCCTGGAGCTGAAGGATGTTCCCCCTCCTCCTCCCCACAGTTCTGCCCCACAACCCCTCCCACTGCCCCACCCCTGTCTCCATCCTCTGCAGGACTCCTGGTCAACGCCGCAAGGCAGCCTCACAGTAAGCGTGTGTTCTCGCTGCAAAGCAAGCATCGGTCAGCAGCAGGACTCCAACATCGGCACGGGTGGAGGGTTTCCTCTGTATCTTTCTCACTCACAAACAGACACTTGCACCGCCCTTCATCTCTCCCCTCTCGCTCAGCGGGGCACCGGTACGCCGCTCCAGACGCCCGGAAGCTTTGAGCGACCCTCTGCGGCGACCTGCTGCCACGTGCCCTGCTGCCCGGGGGCGAGGCAACCGCACGTTTGTCCTTCTCTCTCTAAAGTCACGGGCGTCTGTCGCTGTTCCCGAGACCCCAGAGTGCAGCAGCAGCGCCCATTTTCACACGGTGACCCACCCTCACCCACTCACCTCTGCCCCAGCGCGCTTCACGTCAGTGCTGAACGCACTTCATTCGGTGTGAAGGGTGCTCGCTGCTTTCACGACTGCTGGAGAAAG AATTTAAACTCCGACTCCGAGAAGGTTTGGCCGAACATCCCCCCTCCTGTTCCTGCGCCGATGTGTAATGGCTGTGGGGTGGCAGGAACGTCCTCTGAGGGTCTGCTGGGTGGCCATCTCATCAAGACCGCTCAGAAATATG GTTCTTCAGAGAGCTGCGTTCAGGACACGTTGCCCCCTGTTGGCGTTTTTTGGGACATCGAGAACTGCGCTGTACCCAGCGGGCGCTCCGCAGCGACAGTGGTCCAGAGACTCCGAGAGCGTTTCTTTCATGGTCATCGCGAAGCGGagttcatctgtgtgtgtgacATCAATAAAGAGAACAAAGCTGTCATCCAGGAGCTGAACAACTGCCAG GTCACGGTCGCCCACATTAATGCTACAGCCAAAAACGCAGCAGACGATAAGTTGCGCCAGAGTCTGCGGCGATTTGCTGAGACGCATGCCACACCTGCCACTGTCATCGTTGTCtcat CGGATGTAAACTTTGCCAGCGAGTTGAGTGACCTGCGTCATCGTCACGGTTTCCAGGTGATTCTGGTACATAAAAGCCAGGCCTCGCCCGCCCTGTTGCAGCACGCACACATGTGCGTTCCATTCGAGGAGTTTGTGTCGGACCTTCCTCCCGGGATGGTCGTCAAATCGCAG CCCAGTTTCAGTCTTCTGTTTGTGCATCACCTCCCTGCTCATCGTGACGGCAAAGTCGTCGCAAACCGCCTGCAGCGTCTCTCCAATAACTGCGGTGGTAAAGTGTTGGGCGTGTCCGGCAGCAGCGCCGTGCTCAGATTCGCCAGCGCTGACGCGGCCGAGCGCGCCCGCAAGCGCATGGAAAACGAAGACGTCCTGGGCCACCGCATCACAGTGTCGTTCTCCCCTGATGGGccggaggaagaggaggagcgTCCCCCGCCTCCCGCCTCCTCTTCAGTCTTCCTTCCCCTGGAGAAGCCACGGTCGCCCCGTCGCCGGCGGCGGGCATCTCGATCGTGGCAGTTGGGTCGAGATGCGGGGAGCCACGTCGCAGAGCGTCCCTATAGCCCCAGGAAAGCAGGCCACGCCTCCTCGTGCAGCCCTGTGATGAAACCCCTCCCCAAG GCAGCGTGCGGTGCGGCCCGACCGGCTTCCTCGTCGCCTCAGAGTCACAGCCTCCTGTCTGCGCCCGGCAAACCCGCGGACCTGTTTCAGCGTGGCCGGAG GCGAGATTCTCCCGGCCAGTCGTTTCAGGTCAGCACTCCTTCAGCGTTCAGTAAACTGAGTTTACAGCGCAGCTTCAGTCCCATGATTCTCTCTCAGAGCTCGTGGTCATCACG GAGTGCCTCCCCCTGCCTGTCGAACCGATCGTCTCCACTCAGCGCTCCATCACCTGTGAGCTGCACGGAGGGCCCTTCGGAGCCTTTCTCTGATGGGGCCGACATCCAGGTGACAAATCTGGACTACAGGATGTCTCGCAAAGACCTGCAGCACATACTGAGAGATGCGTTCGCCAAACACGGCAGA GTGAAGAGCGTGGATCTCAGTCCTCACACTGACTATCAGCTAAAGGCGCGTGTGCACATGAGCTCGCTGCAGCAGGCCATCGGTGCCATCAGTCTGCTGCATCGCTACAAAATCGGCAACAAGAGGATTCACGTGTCGCTCGTCACCGGAGCCAATAACAAACCGCTGTCCTGTCTGAG ttcACAGATTGTCAGTGTCCTGCAGGATGCGCCTGCCAACTGCCTTCCACTCTACAAACTCACAGAGACCTACGAGAGAAA GTTTGGTCGTAAGCTGGCGGTGAGTGATTTGTATCGTTTGCCGGAGCTGCTGTGCGTGCGTGAGCAGGCCGGCGGGCGACTCGTCTGTCTGCTGTCCAGCACTCAGGCCCGGCAGAGCCCGTTAGGATCGGCACACTCTCGTGACAGCTCCAACACGGCCAGTCCGGTTCTGTTCGAGGAACTCGAGTACCACGAGCCGGTCTGCAAACGACACTCGACCCAACAGGACTTCAG TGAATCAGACTTTGATCCGGATGCTTACGTCATCCCGTTTGTTCTGGTGTCACTTAAAGTTCTGGCTGCTCATGTGCACAGTTTACTGCAGACTCATGAAGGGACCATACCACTGCTCAG tttcccagaatgctatGCAGCAGAGTTCAGCCCTTTGACTGTTGTGGAAGAGGGAAAGATGGAGGGCAGCGTCCCGTTAGAGCACCTCATCGCCTGCATTCCTGGAGTCACCATAGTAACGGCACAGAATGGCTTTAAAATCATCAAATGGATTCATAACAAACCCCCCCCGCCCAacgcag aTCCGTGGCTACAGCGCAGTAAGAGTCCGGTTGGGAATCCACAGCTGATTCAGTTCAGCAGGGAGATGGTGGATCTGATGAAGAACCAGCCGTGCTGTTTGATGCCCATCACTAAGTTCATACCAGTGTATCACCACCACTTCGCCAAGCAGTGCCGTGTGTCTGACTACGGTTACTCCAAACTTCTGGAGCTGCTAGAGGCCGTTCCTCACGTGCTGCAG ATCGTGGGTTTGGGCTCCAAGCGTTTGTTGACGTTGACTCATCGCGCTCAGATCAAACGCTTCACTCAAGATCTGCTGAAGTTGTTGAAGTTTCAGGCCAGTAAACAGGTGCTGATCAGCGAGTTCGCACAGGCATATCACTG GTGTTTCTCCAGGAACTGGCAGGTGGTGGATTATGGGATGTGTGATCTGATGGATCTGCTCGGCGAGATTCCGGACACGACGATCGCGATCGCTCAGCAGGAGTCTGACACGCTCATCTCGGTTCCAAAGAGAG AGCGCACGGGCGAGGAAGTGGAGCGTACGCGACAGTTCGGGAAGGAGGTGGTAGATCTGCTGAGACATCAGCCTCATTTCCGCATGTCCTTTAGCAAATTCATCCCAACGTATCATCACCACTTCGGACGTCAGTGCAAACTCTCCTACTATGGCTTCACCAAACTCGTGGAGCTCTTTGAGGCCATTCCCGACGTTCTTACG GTGTTGGAGTGCGGAGAGGAGAGGATGTTGACCCTGACGGAGGTGGAGCGCATTAAAGCTTTAGCAGCTCAGCTGGTGAAATTGCTTCGAGCCCAGAGAGACTCGGGACTGCCTGTCAGTCAGTTGTTGAGTGAATACAGCAAGACGTTTGGATACGGCCTCCGTCTGCAAGACTACgatgctaacacactgcttgCCCTGCTCAACAAACTCTGCCACGTGGTGAAG GTAGTAGACGGTCACGAAGGGAAAGAGGTACAGCTGATTAACAGGAAGTCGCTGCGCACCTTGACCTCCCAGTTGCTGGCGCTGATGATGTCACTTCCTGAGGATTGCCATTATCTCGGAGTAGAAGAACTAAGGAAGCGCTACGAGCTCATCTACGACGCGCCGCTCAACCCCTGCGAGTACGGCTTCATCTCGCTTGGCGAGCTGCTCAAGAGTCTTCCCTACCTGCTGCAG CTGTCCGACGGTGAGGATGGTGACACAGAAGAGCGAGTAAGCTTGACCAAGCTTTATCAGTTTGCTCGTTGTGTCCGTGCGCTGCTCCACACGTACCATTACAATCAAATCTTCCTGTCTGAGTTCTGGGCAGCTTTCAGTAAATACACCGGCACAAAGTTCGATCCTCATACTTACGGCTGTAAGACTTTAGATGAGCTGCTGGCTGCTATACCACAG GTCGTCTGGATCAAAGGTCATGGGCACAAAAAGATCATAGTCCTTAAGAACGACATGAAAG CTCGTGGAAGTCCTGTGCACAATGGAGAGAAGAGCCCTCATCCCGATGAGGATAACGGAGCCGTTGACAGCCCGACCGGCG GTGAGATGGAGCTGCTGTGTCTGGGTTCAAGTTCTCCTGTGGATCTGTTGTGCGGCCCTGTCCCGTCATGCCTCCCGTCTCCTCAGCTACGGCCCGACCCGGTGCAGCCGCAGCCCAGAGATCTGATCCGCTTCGAGACTCGTTCACACACTCGCTCTGATCGCGAGCCGATTTATGATTGTCAGCCTCGGTCGGTCAAAGGTCATCATGCACCTTTAGCTTCTGAACCCAGGCCAGATATAGACATTCATCTAGCGAGTGAACCGCCGGAGTCCAAAACATCCGCCACAGACAGTCCCGGGCGCAGAACGGCACGCAACAAAGTTAAACTGGCGGCTAATTTCTCCTTCACACCTGCCCTCTCGGTCTAA